In the Chloroflexota bacterium genome, ACGACGATCCCCACCAAGAAATCGCAGATCTTCTCGACCGCGTCGGACAGCCAGACGTCGGTGGAGATCCACGTCGTGCAGGGCGAGCGCCCGCTGGCGGTGGACAACAAGACGCTCGGCCGCTTCATCCTGGACGGCATTCCGCCGGCGCCGCGCGGCATGCCGCAGGTCGAGGTCACCTTCGACATCGACGCCGACGGCATCCTGCACGTCACGGCGCTGGACAAGGCGACCGGCCGCGAGCAGAAGATCACCATCACGGCGTCGTCCGGCCTCAACAAGGACGAGGTCGACCGCATGGTGAAGGAAGCGCACAAGCACGCCAACGAGGATGCCAAGCGCAAGGAAGAGATCGAGACGCGCAACACGGCCGACAACCTGGCCTGGCAGGTCGAGAAGTTCGTGCGCGAAAGCGGCGACAAGATCCCGGCCGACGGCAAAGCCCAACTGGAGCAGAAGGTCGGCGCGCTGCGCGAGGCGCTGAAGGGCAAGGACGTGGACGGCATCAAGCGCCAGCAGGAAGATCTGCAGCAGGCGTGGCAGGCGATCGGCCAGACGATGCACCAGCAGCAGCCAGGCCCGGGCGCCGGCCCGACGCCGGGCGGAGACGCCGGCGGCGAGGGCAAGAAGCCGGATGATGGCACCGTCGAGGGCCAGTATCGCGAAGTCTAACGGCAGGCCGGGGCGGGCAGGCGGGGCTGACCCCGCCTGCCCGCTTTGGTGTTTGTTCAATTGGTATGGGTATAGTAAACTCCACGATTAAATGAACGAGAAACGCGACTACTACGATGTGCTCGGGGTGCCGCGCAACGCCAGCAGTGAGGAGATCAAGCGCGCCTACCGCAAGCTGGCGATGCAGTATCACCCCGACCGCAACCGCGAAGACGACGCCACGACCAGGTTCAAGGAAATCAACGAGGCGTACGAGGTCCTGCATGACGGCGAGAAGCGGCAGGTCTATGACCGCTACGGCCACGCCGGCGTGCGCGGGAGCGGCGGCCCGCAGGACTTCTCGGGCTTCACCGGCTTCAGTGACATCTTCGAGGAGTTCTTCGGCTTCGGGCGCACAAATGCGTCCAACCGCCGCGCGCCGCGCCGCGGCGCCGATCTGCGCTACGCGCTGGCACTGAACTTCGAGGAAGCGATCTTCGGCTGCGACAAGGAGATCGAAGTCACGCACTCGGACGCCTGTCCGGTCTGCCAGGGCAGCGGCGCCGAGCCGGGCACCTCGCCCAAACGGTGTCCGCAGTGCAACGGCACCGGCGAAGTGCGCCGTATGCAGCAGACGATCCTCGGCTCGCTCGTCAACGTCAGCACCTGCGACCGCTGCAACGGCGAAGGCGAGATCGTCGCGACGCCGTGCCACGAATGCCGCGGCTACAAGCGCGTGCAGCGCGAACACAAGCTGACCGTGCAGATCCCGGCCGGTGTGGACGACGGCACGCAGATCCGGCTGGCGGGACAGGGCGAGCCGGGCGTGTACGGCGGCCCGGCCGGCAACCTGTACGTACAGTTGAAGGTCAAGGAGCACAGGTTCTTCCGGCGGCAGGATAATGACATTCTGCTCGACGTGCGTATCAACATCGCGCAAGCCGCGCTCGGCGACGAGATCACCGTGCCGACGCTCGACGGCGACGTGACGCTCAAGATCCCGGCCGGCACGCAGACCGGCCGCACCTTCTCGCTGGCCGACAAGGGCGTGCCGTTCCTGCGGCGCCAGGGGCGCGGCGACGAACTAGTGACCGTGCGCATCATGACGCCGGAGAGCCTGACCGAGGAGCAGCGCAAGCTGTTCAAGCAGTTGTCCAAGACGCTCGGCAAGGAAGTGATCGAGCAGCCGGGCAAGGGCATTTTCGACAAGGTGAAGGACGCGTTCGGCATGTAACGCGCGTCCCGCGTGCGGAAATGATGATCAACGGGTGACACGGCTCACCCGTTCTTTGTGTGCCCCCGTCTTCTGCTCCCGTTGTCGGGGTTTTGGGAGTTGGCGTTTGGGAGTTGGGAGTTCGGTTTGGATCTACTTGAGATTTCCGTCCGCACGGACGGCGAAGCCGCCGAGGCGATCAGCGAGTTGTTCAACCGGCTGGGGCAGGGCGGCGCGGTGATCGAGGAAGCGCCGTCGCAGGCCTCGCGCGCGGTGCTCGTGCGCACCTACCTGCATGATGACGAGCACCTGGCGGACAAGCGCCGCGAGATCGAGGAGGGGCTCTGGCACCTCTCGCTGCTCTACCCGTTTCCGCCGGCTGAGTTTCGCATCCTGCAGGAAGACGACTGGGCGAACGCGTGGAAGGCGTTCCATCCGGTCCAGCATGTCGGCGGGCGGATCGTGCTGAAGCCGACCTGGCGCGAGCACACGCCGCAGCCCGGCGAGTTGATCATCGAACTCGACCCCGGCATGGCGTTCGGCACCGGCCAGCACCCCTCGACGCGCCTCTGCCTGCTCGCCATCGAGCGATACCTGCGCCCGGGCATGCGCATGATCGACGTCGGCACCGGATCGGGCATTCTGACGATCCTGGCGGCGCGGCTGGGCGCGGCCGAGATGTTCGCGTGCGACATTGACGGCCTGTCGGTCAAGGTCGCCCGCGAGAACTGCGCGCTGAACGGCGTGAGTGCGCATCTGCGCCTGGAAACCGGCTCGCTCGGCGATCTCGACTTCGGGCCTGAACCGTGGGACATGCTCCTGATGAACATTCTCGCGCCGGTCATCATCGAGTTGCTGCCGCTGGCGCGCCCGCGCCTGCGCGATGGCGGTCTGATCGTTCTTGCCGGGCTGATCGAACCGCAGGTGGACGGCGTCAAAGAGCAGATGGACGCAGTCGGCATCACGGAGATTGACCGCATGCAGGACGGCGACTGGGTGATGCTGGTCGGCCGGACGGGCGGCGGTGAACAGTGAACCGTGAACGGTCAACTGTGAGCAGCAGGCGCTGGCCGGTCTGAGCAACCGTGACACTGCATCGTTTCTTTGTGCCGGAGGAGACGCTGGTCGGCGATACGGTTGCGCTGCCGGCAGATTCCGCGCACCAGATCGCGCAGGTGCTGCGCCTGCGGCCCGGCGAACGCATCATTCTGCTGGGCGGCGGCGGGTTGGAGCACGAGGCGCAACTGGAAGCCGTCGCGCGCGCGGCGGTGATCGCCCGCATCGTCGCGACGCGCCCGGCGGTGGGCGAGCCGGCCCTGCGGCTGACGCTCTGCCCCGCGCTGTTGAAAGCCGACAAGTTCGAGGGGGTTATACAGAAGTGCACCGAGTTGGGCGTCGCGGCGTTTCAGCCGGTGATCAGCGCGCGCTGTGTCAGCGAGGCGGCGAGCGCGCAGAAGCTGGCGCGCTGGCGGCATATCGCGCAGGAAGCGGCCGAGCAGAGTGGGCGCGGCTGCGTGCCGCCGGTCGAACCGCCGCGGCCCTTGCCGGATGCGCTGAAGCAAGCGGGCGGCCTCATGTTGATGGCGCACGAAGTGGAGCGCGTGACAAGCCTGCATGCCGCGTTGGCCGGCCAGTCGCTGGCCGAAGGCGTGTGCCTCTTTATCGGTCCCGAGGGCGGCTTCGACGAGCGCGAGGTGGCGCTGGCGCGCGAGGCAGGCGCGTTGCCGGTCTCGCTGGGGCTGCGCATCCTGCGCGCGGAAACGGCCAGCGTGGCGGCGGTGGCCGCCATTATGCACGAGCGCGGCGAGATGGGGTAGCGGGTGTACGACCGCTGAACGCGGCGGGAGAATAGTTGCGGCGCTTCTCGGCCTGGCGCATCATCACGCCTAATATCGCGCACGACCCCGAGGCGCGCGACGCCGACCGGCACAGCACGCTCAACCGCTCGCAGCGCCGCGACGATCTGGACGTCGTGACGAACAACGCGTACTAACAAGCCTTATACTGTTTTGTGATGAGTATGTCCTAATCCACTGTCATTTTGAGATGGTCCATACCGCGTGCGGTATGCGATGCGGCAGAAACTTGGGCGCGGAATTTCCAAGTCGTCATTCCGGCGAAAGCCGGAAGCCAGGCAGACGTAACACAGGCCGCTACGCGCGCCAGATGCCGGCATGACTACCTCGGGCGTCGCAGCCCGTGAACCAGTTGAAGTTTCTGAGCAGCGCGGCGGCCAGACCGATGGAGTGCAACACGCTTCGCGCGCGAAGAATCTGGGATGGTGCATTTCAGATGTTTCGCGCGCGTAACGAGCCAAAGGACATAAGCCCTGCCTTCGCGCTTCATCCTGTGCCCGCCGCGCAGCGGCGGACGGCGGCGCAGCCGCCGTGCACAGGACATACATGACAAACAAGGATATCTATAAATCGAAACAGTATTAACACAGCGACACAGAGGCACAGAGAAAACCTGAAAGGGTTTCACTCTGTGCCTCTGTGTCTTTGCGTTGATCTGTTTTCTTATCTTTTGTCGAAGCGGAAACTGCGCCGTGCGCTCGCGAGCCGCTCGAAGTAGGCGCGCGCGGCATCGCGCATCGCCGTCGCCAGCGCAAACAATTGATCGATCGCCAGATCGCCGAGTGTGTCGGCGTCTTCCGAACTGCCCGGCTCAGACTGCTTGTACATCAGGCGCTTGAGCCGTTCCCATTTCTCGCGCGCCGCCTCTTCTTTGAACACCATG is a window encoding:
- the dnaJ gene encoding molecular chaperone DnaJ, whose amino-acid sequence is MNEKRDYYDVLGVPRNASSEEIKRAYRKLAMQYHPDRNREDDATTRFKEINEAYEVLHDGEKRQVYDRYGHAGVRGSGGPQDFSGFTGFSDIFEEFFGFGRTNASNRRAPRRGADLRYALALNFEEAIFGCDKEIEVTHSDACPVCQGSGAEPGTSPKRCPQCNGTGEVRRMQQTILGSLVNVSTCDRCNGEGEIVATPCHECRGYKRVQREHKLTVQIPAGVDDGTQIRLAGQGEPGVYGGPAGNLYVQLKVKEHRFFRRQDNDILLDVRINIAQAALGDEITVPTLDGDVTLKIPAGTQTGRTFSLADKGVPFLRRQGRGDELVTVRIMTPESLTEEQRKLFKQLSKTLGKEVIEQPGKGIFDKVKDAFGM
- a CDS encoding 50S ribosomal protein L11 methyltransferase — translated: MDLLEISVRTDGEAAEAISELFNRLGQGGAVIEEAPSQASRAVLVRTYLHDDEHLADKRREIEEGLWHLSLLYPFPPAEFRILQEDDWANAWKAFHPVQHVGGRIVLKPTWREHTPQPGELIIELDPGMAFGTGQHPSTRLCLLAIERYLRPGMRMIDVGTGSGILTILAARLGAAEMFACDIDGLSVKVARENCALNGVSAHLRLETGSLGDLDFGPEPWDMLLMNILAPVIIELLPLARPRLRDGGLIVLAGLIEPQVDGVKEQMDAVGITEIDRMQDGDWVMLVGRTGGGEQ
- a CDS encoding 16S rRNA (uracil(1498)-N(3))-methyltransferase translates to MTLHRFFVPEETLVGDTVALPADSAHQIAQVLRLRPGERIILLGGGGLEHEAQLEAVARAAVIARIVATRPAVGEPALRLTLCPALLKADKFEGVIQKCTELGVAAFQPVISARCVSEAASAQKLARWRHIAQEAAEQSGRGCVPPVEPPRPLPDALKQAGGLMLMAHEVERVTSLHAALAGQSLAEGVCLFIGPEGGFDEREVALAREAGALPVSLGLRILRAETASVAAVAAIMHERGEMG